The Neobacillus sp. OS1-2 genome includes a window with the following:
- the metC gene encoding cystathionine beta-lyase — protein MAQEEFSFETRLLHNKHKIDPATGAVSVPIQHASTFHQSDFDQFGKYDYGRSLNPTREALEDVIAELEGGVKGFAFSSGMAAISTAFLLLSAGDHIVITEDVYGGTFRMVTEVLSRLGIEHTFVDMTNIDEVKQAIQPNTKAFYVETPSNPLMKVTDIKAISKIAKETGALTFVDNTFLTPAYQKPLELGADVVLHSATKFLSGHSDVVAGLAVVNDEGLAKRLGFLQNGFGAILGVQDAWLVLRGIKTLHVRLEQSQKSAMKLAEYLDAHPLVEKVHYPGLESHPQYQIQKEQASGPGAVLSFELATEDALRTFLANVKIPVFAVSLGAVESILSYPAKMSHAAMPQAEREKRGITNSLIRLSVGLENPDDLMKDFAQAFHHVEQKQLVLPQGETP, from the coding sequence ATGGCACAGGAGGAATTTAGCTTTGAAACCAGACTGCTTCATAATAAACATAAAATTGATCCAGCAACTGGAGCGGTTAGTGTGCCGATTCAGCATGCATCCACCTTCCACCAATCTGATTTCGATCAGTTTGGCAAGTATGATTATGGCCGCAGTTTAAATCCGACAAGGGAAGCACTTGAAGATGTGATTGCTGAACTTGAGGGCGGGGTAAAAGGATTTGCCTTCTCATCAGGGATGGCTGCAATTTCTACGGCATTTCTTCTGCTTTCTGCCGGTGATCATATTGTGATTACCGAAGATGTATATGGTGGTACTTTCCGAATGGTGACTGAGGTTCTTTCACGGCTTGGGATTGAACATACATTTGTCGATATGACAAATATAGATGAAGTGAAACAAGCGATTCAACCCAATACCAAAGCTTTTTATGTAGAAACACCATCAAATCCCTTGATGAAAGTAACTGACATTAAGGCAATCAGTAAGATTGCCAAAGAAACGGGTGCGTTAACCTTTGTTGATAACACGTTCCTTACTCCTGCCTATCAAAAACCATTGGAATTAGGCGCAGATGTTGTCCTTCATAGCGCGACGAAATTTTTATCAGGTCATAGTGATGTCGTTGCCGGGCTTGCTGTTGTCAACGATGAAGGTTTAGCGAAAAGATTAGGCTTTTTGCAAAATGGGTTTGGGGCGATCCTGGGTGTTCAAGATGCCTGGCTTGTATTAAGAGGCATTAAGACGCTGCACGTTCGGCTGGAACAATCGCAAAAGTCAGCTATGAAACTAGCAGAATATTTAGATGCCCATCCCCTTGTAGAAAAAGTTCACTATCCAGGGCTTGAAAGTCATCCGCAATATCAAATTCAAAAGGAACAAGCTAGTGGTCCTGGGGCCGTCCTATCATTTGAATTGGCTACCGAAGATGCGCTGCGAACCTTTCTTGCAAATGTAAAAATCCCTGTATTCGCAGTCAGCCTTGGGGCGGTTGAATCGATTCTTTCTTATCCAGCGAAAATGTCTCACGCAGCAATGCCGCAAGCAGAGCGAGAAAAGCGTGGCATTACCAATAGTCTTATCCGTCTCTCGGTTGGACTTGAAAATCCTGACGATTTGATGAAGGATTTCGCGCAAGCCTTTCACCATGTTGAACAAAAACAATTGGTTTTACCACAAGGAGAAACACCATGA